TCACATGCGCTTCCTTTTGAAGCAATAGAAGAAGCAGCCCGAAAATGCTTTCAATCAAAGGTGAGGGACCATACGACAGCCCGGGACTTTGTGCAAAGACTTATTGAACAAGGGCACATGTCCCCGCTTGAGCATGTGTCTTTTTCGATTGAGTTTTTAACAGATCGTGGGGTGCTTTTAGAACTTACACGACACCGGATCTGCTCCTTCTCCGTTCAGAGCACACGTTACGTAGCACAAAAAGAGGAGGTAACATTTTGCAGGCCTGTTTTCTGGGAAAAAGGATCCGAGGAAATGAAACTGTGGGAATCAGATATGCAGGTGGTAGAAAATATGTATCACTC
Above is a window of Candidatus Zixiibacteriota bacterium DNA encoding:
- the thyX gene encoding FAD-dependent thymidylate synthase; the protein is MKIVDQTIKIKNVSHALPFEAIEEAARKCFQSKVRDHTTARDFVQRLIEQGHMSPLEHVSFSIEFLTDRGVLLELTRHRICSFSVQSTRYVAQKEEVTFCRPVFWEKGSEEMKLWESDMQVVENMYHSMLESGMKPEEARTVLPNSLATRGVMTCNYRQLLHMFSLRCSTAAHPQIRALFHELRAGMADAGL